The region CGGGCGACGGCTGTCGTATTTCCTAGCAAGCACGCGATAGGCTCTTCACCTGATCCCACCTTCCTATCATAATCACAGCCAGAGGCCTGCCTGTTTTATTACCGGTTTATTTTACTGGAAGGACCAGGAGATTATGAGCGTCTTTTTTTCTTGCTTAATAATCCGTTATATTATGAAGTTGGGTTGTACGGATTCTAAAGGGTAATGAAAGGAAAACGTAGTGGTTTTAGGAACAGGGCTGGTTTGTTTATTAGACAGTAGCcccccttgataaaaaaaaaaaaaaaacgaacattTTGTTTTACATGTTTTTGGTTAGGTTTAGTAAGCCCTACAATATTGACTTAtatttgttttattgttttgaaCAAATAGCGAGGCATGTTCCACCGATAGGCTGTCTCACATCTCGCCGAAAAAAGCAGACAGACGCCGGACGCTCCGGAGTCTACGGCTTTGTCAAAGACAGAAGTCCAGAGACACAAGATGTTTGAGACTGGTAGAATCCCTCTCGTCCTTCTCGACGTAACCTGCCTTATCCTCGGTATGTAACCGACGTACTTACCATGTTGTTGGCAGTGTTAAGCCTTATAGAGTTCCTATTCTATGAGAAGTCATTCTGCACTAGTCTACTGTAGCCTAAACACCAGTTATATTGGAGGTATCTCTTTATTACGACTATTGTAGCTATGCTACATTATGACTATAGGTGCATGGGTTACTTCTATCTAACAGTAAGTGTCTAAGTCTCTGAATGAATGGGTGTTATATTCCACTCCTCATCCACTACTAGAGATGTTGTggtcaataacactgttataattaagcaataagggggggggggggggggggggtatggccAATATAGTACGACGCAACGCTgaatgcctggatacagcccttagccgtggtatattggcaatataccacaaaccaaTCGAAGTGccgtattgctattataaactggttaccaacgtaaataGAACAGGCAGGAAAAATgagtcagcattcagggctctaacCACCCGGTTTATAATAGCATACAACACACAGTATGGATGTATATTATAAGAACTAAGGCCACGAGTTTTTCCTAACCATGTCTTGACCAGGTAATAACATTGTGTTCTAGCTTTAGCTATAACTTATCTTATAACCTATAGCCTATATTGTATTCGATCATTCAGGCCCACAAGGTGTATTTGTTGATTTGAGTATAGCCTTCTGGTTGCATATTAAACAACAGTCAGAGGGGTAGATCATGGGTTCAATGGGGTTCAGTTATTACATATTGACCACAACATGATTATGCCATTATCCGTAGTGTGTTTTCTAAAGTGTATGTGACTAATTCTCAAATTGGGGTACATTTCATATCCCTCGACTGCGGAGATGGACTCTTGATCTCGTGGTCTTTATCTAAACGTGGTCTggatctgggtctgggtctgggtcttaaTAGACTTACTCTAATATAGGGATTTGGCGAAAGGGTCATCACACCATAACACCGGGTTTTTGAGTTTTGGGTTGTTTTTTGCCACAAATTTTAGTGTAACTAAAGATGGTGCAGGATTTTGTGATTTCGTGTGATGAAAGACATGACAACACTACTATTATGAGAAAAAATAGTTTGTTTATGCCACAGGCAGGCTACAGTCGAGCAGAGATGGAGTCAAAACTGGAACTCTGTGAGAAAAACAAGACCCAAGCCAACCATCTTCAAACATCATAAAAATAATGTTGGCCCTCCGGTTTCCTCATTTTAAAAAGCAAGGTTGTCTAGCACTTTCGTGTTGTCTCACCCCTACTTAGTCAGATAACTCCGACAAGTCTTGTCAAGATATGGTACTTAGTGCCGTTAACCATGTGATCCTAAATCTGTGCCTAAGTGCAACTTGGAGTAAGTGTCTAGTGTAGCACTTTTAAAAAATATCCGCATTTTCCCCACCTTTTGTGACCAATTAGAAGCAGGCAGAATGTTCAACGAAGGATGGCACATTGTGTCCATACTCCCCAGCAGGACAGGCTCTAATCAAAGACCTGTGactgctacactcttagaaaaaattgTTCCACAAGGGTTCTTCAGATTTCACCATAAGAttacctttttggttccaggtagaaaccttttTAGGTTTTtaggaagaacccttttaggttacaTGTAGAACCCACTGTAGAAAATAGTTCTACATGGATGACAAAAGGGTTCTagtatggggacagccaaagaaccctttaaggttctagagggcacctttttttctaagagtgtggttAACTAATTTAGGCTGGAATCTGCCGACAGGGGTTGAATGTGCTTTACTGGCCAGAATCAAGATAGAGCAAGTCTGGTCGTGTAACCTGAGTGATTCAAATAGCAAATTAAGTTACTTCAGCTGTGAAGAGAGTAAGTGGGTTGAATAGAAGGGTATTTTAAGAAGCAACAACCCTAGTTCGAAATGACAACAAACTTGGTTGAACTTTGAAGCTGATGAAGACTGACACTGTGAATTGGGAATAGTGGGTCATAGTATATGTAGCCTTCTGCTAGGTACAAATAAAGATGCAAGAGAGATGGCTTACCTCGAGAGACTGAACGAGATATCAGGACATGGAGgtcagagaaggagagaatggtATAATCAAATCAAGTGAAAGCATGAACAAGCACGCCTTATTTGCATATTGATTTTCATCAGGTTTTGCCTACCAAGTTCCTTTTTCCTGTGACGGTTTGGTCAACAGCGTGTTTTAAAGAATTTACAAGCAGAACCTTAAAAGTATGTTTACAAAGGCTAGTTTGAGCTAAGGAGACTATTTCTGATTATCTATATCttcatttgtctctctctctctccagttgggCTTCCCTTTGTGATCCTCACCCCTCAGCACAATCCCTTCAACAGGGGTTTCTTCTGTAATGATGAGTCCATCAGATACCCCCTGAAAGAGGACACCATATCCTACCAGTTACTGGGGGGAGTCATGATCCCTTTCACACTGATTGTGGTAAGTCATTACCTTCGCTCTGTTCTCAGATGTTCTCTTCAACATATCAGGTATTTGTGTTTTAAGTGTTTATGGTAAAAGTACAATAATTTGAGACAATATGTCAATCTATTCGATTCACCTCAGTTAAAGATGACTTCTCTTGCTTTCACAGGTAGTCAGTGGTGAGTGCCTTGGCGTCTATATGACTCATATAAAGACCAAATCATCCTTGGGGGCTAACTACGTGGCGCGCATCTACAAAGCAGTGGGCAGCTTCCTGTTCGGGGCTGCTGCTAGCCAATCACTGACGGACATTGCCAAGTACTCGATTGGTCGTCTGCGTCCCCACTTCCTGGCTGTGTGTAAGCCTATGTGGGACCGTATCAACTGCATTGCTGGAGGCTACATCGAGAACTTCACCTGTACCGGGGACAAAAACATGGTGGATGAGGCCAGGTACAGTAGAGGTTTCCTAGTGTTACATCCCAAGAGATGATATTGCTGCAAAATCGAGACTGAAAAACTTTGAACTCTACTGGCAAATGTAAAAGCTCGAAAGATGTTTGCGAGGCTGTAAACCCAGTTTCCCCTAATCTTTTTTTGTCTTCTGTTTTACAGACTGTCCTTTTTTTCTGGTCACTCATCCTTCTCTATGTACTGTATGCTGTTCCTAGCAGTAAGTATAGCAGTGGGAATACTGTGCTCATTGTTACATACAGTGATGCTACAACAGTTCAGTTCTTTCTCTGTCCCCAAGCAATGGCTCCCTTTCATGATGTTGATGGTGtccttttcttccctctctcttttagcTGTACATCCAGGCCAGACTGCAGACAGAGTGGGCCAGGCTCCTCAGACCCACCATCCAGTTCTTCCTGATGGCAACGTCCATCTACGTGGGGCTGACACGCGTCTCAGACTACAAACACCACTGGAATGATGTACTTACTGGCCTCCTGCTGGGGGCGATAGTTGCGATACTCACGGTGGGTAGCTAGCTATAGGCCAACGGTTCCCAACCAGTTTGCCTTGAGGGACTCTCATGTGTGCCTCAAAACTTTTTAACACTCACTTATAAATGTGACCTGTGGAATGCACATGGAATTTTGATTTGGGAGCACTACTGCCAgacaatacatttatttatttattttttacctttatttaactaggcaagtcagttaagaacaaattcttattttcaatgatggcctaggaacagtgggttaactgcctgttcagaggcataacgacagatttgaaccttgtcagctcgggggtttgaacttgtaaccttacGGTCTGGGCTTAGCTATTCTGCCATAGAAACAAACAGAGCATGGCATTGAGTTTGTGACTGCACCTTTACCATGCAAAGAAACGCTTGTCTGTAGCCCAAACCATTCAAATCTGAAGAACTATTTTACAATTTTCTGGCGCAGATTCGCTATTTAATCTATAAAAAATGTTTGTCACAGAAAATAGATGATCTGCAGTATGGATCAGAGGAGATGGCAGTGATTACCACTAAATACATTAATAGGAACATTTTAGGTGTGCCGCCGAATTGTATTTCCCATCAAGATGCTCTacggttttaaaaaatgttgggaaccactgctataGGTTATAGACACGGGTGGGCCTGGGCACTGGCCCAGCCAGATTGACAACAGGCCCAGCCGATTAGGGTAAACACGTAAAGTAAGTTGATAGCCACTTGTTGTAGTTCATTATTCACAttgacacaggtagctagttaaaTGCATAATAGTGGGCACCTTATGTTTCTGCATGGTATTATATATGAACAAACCATGTAGTACCATTCCTTTAGAGACAACATCATTCATGTTTATACTACATCATTCATGTTTATACTGTATCACTGCAAGTCTCCATTGTATAAGAAatgctgtcctctcctctcccaacatAGGTGTTCTGTGTGTCCGATTTCTTCAAGACGCCTGTTGATCCAGTAGCGATACAAGAGGAGATGCCCCACCCCAGTCTACAGGACAACCCTGCAAATGGGATCCACTACGGAAGCACAGAATGAAGCTCTGACTACAACATGGACAATGCATTGAGGACAAGTAGCATGTTAAGCTAGCTACAAATACTTGCCATCCGCTTCAGAGGACTATGGTTATTTATTTCCATGCATTTCAGGTCATTGGCATTGACTGTCGTGGAAATATCATGTTGCCTGAGCCCTGTAGACAGATGTTAAGTCCTCTCAGAGCCAATGATCTTGCCTATGTGTGTTGAGCTAACGGTCCTTGTGTTCAATTCCTGGTCTTTGTGTGCAATTGCGGTGCGAGGTCTGCTCTTGTTGGAACAGTTGGGATTGCATTGGTTTGAGGATTGTGTTTGAAATGAATGATATTCAAGTTTGTTACAGTGAGTAATGAGTGTCCATGTGTGTAGCCTGGCCAATAATAAGTCTTACACCTGGGAATGAAATACCACGACTGTCCCAAAGCTTAAATTAAAGTCAGGAGACTTACTGAGCTCTGCAATGATGtgctatgtactgtatatatttttttaatactgCCTTCGCCAGATTGTTGCTGGCACTTGATCAAAGCTCCCTGGAAACTCCTTACACATGTGTCCAAGTGTAGAAATCATGGCGACAAATACACAAATGAACTTTTTGACATTTGTATGCAAATGTACTGTTGTAAAAACGGTGTTTTGAGCTTTTCGGAAAACAAAATGCTAGCTATGTGACACAAATAAAGATGGAATTCCATTTTGGTACTTTGGTACAACTGTGTCTGAGACACATTTTGTGAACTGTAGAAGTGTGTGCGTTGTTTAGTGAGATCGTGAGGAACTACCCATACAGAAAGTCCAAAACCACAACTGTCACATTGATGTAAATGAATGTCATCAATGGATGTCCCATTGATGTAAAGGATCTCTTTTTGAAGTAAGAGTTAGGTGGGGCCCAGGAGGTAAGGCAGGGTGGGGTCAAAACACACGGACCATATTCCTTTCCTAATGTTCCTCAAGAGCCAAAGTACAGACTTCAGACGAAAATATAGAGGCGTACTCACCACAAGTCTGGAACTACATATTTGTCTTCTGTCTCACACTCAGCTGTTGTGGGTGTGTCCTCAACTTTCAGCCACACCCATAGACATTATGGACATGCAAATGGTAATTAAATCATCTTCAAATTAAACACATTCTTATGTAAAATGCACCATAGTCCTTTCACTAACAACTGCTGGCCAGCAACTGGACAAACAGTGAGGTACTTTCAGTtatactacagttgaagtcggaagtttacatacaccttagccaaatacatttcaactcagtttttcacaatccctgacatttaatccaagtaaaaattccctgttttaggtcagttaggatcaccactaaattttaagaatgtgaaatgtcagaataatagtagagagtgatttatttaagcttttatttctttcatcacattccccgtgggtcagaagtttacatgcactcaattagtatttggtagcattgccattaaattgtttaacttgggtcaaacgtttcgggtagccttccacaagcttcccacaataagttgggtgaattttggcccattcctcctgacagagctggtgtaactgagtcaggtttgtaggcctctttacTCGCAcgcgcttttcagttctgcccacaaattgtccataggattgaggtcagggctttgtgatggccactccaataccttgacttaagccattttgccacaactttggaagtatacttggtgtcattgtccatttggaagactcatttgcgaccaagctttaacttcctgactatcttgagatgttgcttcaatatatccatacaattgtccttcctcatgatggcgtctattttgtgaagtgcaccagtccctcctgcagcaaagcacccccacaacatgatgctgccacccctgtgcttcacggttgggttggtgttctttggcttgcaagcctcccctttttccctccaaacataacgatggtcattatggccaaaaagttatatttttgtttcatcagaccagagaacatttctcccaaaagtaatctttgtccccatgtgcagttgcaaaccgtagtctggctttttttatggcggttttggaggagtggcatcttccttgctgagcggcctttcaggttatgttgattttggactcgttttactgtggctatagatacttttgtacctgtttcctccagcatcttcacaaggtcctttgctgttgttctgggattgatttgcacttttcgcaccaaagtacgttcatctctaggagacagtctccttcctgagcagtatgacggctgcgtggtcccatggtgtttatacttgcgtactattatttgtacagatgaacgtggtaccttcaggcgattGGAAATTggaggatgaatcagacttgtggaggtctacaatttattttctgagttcttggctgatttcttttgatgttcccatgatgtcaagcaaagaggtaggccttgaaatacatccacaggtacacctccaattgactcaaattatgtcaattagcctatcagaagcttctaaagccatgacaccattttctggaactttccaagctgtttaaaggcagtcaacttagtgtatgtaaacttctaatccactggaattgtgatacagtgaattataagtgaaataatccatctgtaaacaattgttggaaaaattacttgtgtcatgtacaaagtacaTGAGATGATATTCATCATATTCAAAGGAAAGGAGCAATCTGCAGTTGTTTCATTTTTGTACTTATAAATTAATATATACCCatttattcttgaagaatataacttaaaaGCCTCATGAGCTAGGTTTAATTGTCGTTCCCCATCTGAACCCCCAAAATTTagttgttttactccaatgtttgtaagcACCATACATTTAAACACTATACAGCCTCAAA is a window of Oncorhynchus kisutch isolate 150728-3 linkage group LG3, Okis_V2, whole genome shotgun sequence DNA encoding:
- the LOC109882869 gene encoding phospholipid phosphatase 1-like, translated to MFETGRIPLVLLDVTCLILVGLPFVILTPQHNPFNRGFFCNDESIRYPLKEDTISYQLLGGVMIPFTLIVVVSGECLGVYMTHIKTKSSLGANYVARIYKAVGSFLFGAAASQSLTDIAKYSIGRLRPHFLAVCKPMWDRINCIAGGYIENFTCTGDKNMVDEARLSFFSGHSSFSMYCMLFLALYIQARLQTEWARLLRPTIQFFLMATSIYVGLTRVSDYKHHWNDVLTGLLLGAIVAILTVFCVSDFFKTPVDPVAIQEEMPHPSLQDNPANGIHYGSTE